TCGCCATAAGGCTGAGAGAAATCCAGTAGGCGATGCTCGGTCTTAAGAGCGAGGCGGGAGTATACtttctgaaatttttctactttttctaaTGTTAGTACTgaatgcttcacacacacgtattgGTGGGAATTGTATTTAACTTTACGTCATCAACTGtacaccttaattttctagatccccttcctgtatcccgtgaattatttcaaaattttattctaattctttggtatggtaataaaattatacatttacccttcttcttttcctatttttcaGATGTATAGAGCCCATCGTGAAACCCTGCACGATGGGAACACAtctgaaaaatagggaaaagaggggTATGTATAGAGCCCATCGTGAAACCCTGCAAGATGGGAACACAtctgaaaaatagggaaaagagggggtaaatgtataattttattaccataccaaagaattagaataaaattttgaaataattcacgggatacaggaaggggatctagaaaattaaggtgtaCAGTTGATAACGTAAAGTTAAATACAATTCCCGCcaatacgtgtgtgtgaagcacgtattcagtactaacattagaaaaagtagaaaaatttcagaaaGTATACTCCCGCGCCCCTAGCGGTAAGACCGAGCATCGCCTACACGGTGAGATAGAGGATAgcggtctttacttcgtagtctgtggtaaGATTAAAATTAATCACCAAATCAGAGCTATAGACTCCGGAGTCATCGGACATCGGAGTCTATagccagagtaatagaatactattacgagtattctattactctgctatAGCTGAAATAGCTCTGACCAAATTGGTTTTCTCTGACGCAAAATTACCAGTGGCAACGCAGCTTTGTTTATGTTCGGATTCTTTCAAAGAAACTATTTCTACCGCCCACCTCGTACGTAATATATGTTCAAGTTAAAagcaaatttaatttttaagttCTATCCAACCACATTTTTACCAACACTGAAACCAAATGAGTGATTCACATGCTGACGAAATCGACCACATAGTGCCTTACGAAGGTTTTTGTCATTCGTTATACTATTATCTTTTGAAAACATAAATCTGTAACAATAACCTGTGTGCTACGCATTAGATGAAACAGAAATAAGgggtcaaaaagaaaaaccccgTAATCTGATTGCCTACTGGCTTTTGGGCCTTTGCAACAATTATGCATATGTCATTATGCTGAGTGCTGCCCATGATATTCTTAGTGAAGACTTTCAAGGAAATGTAAGTTATTGAAATTCCGTTCATTTAACAGAAATTTGTATGTTTTCTGGATCAAAACAGAGTACAAAGCCTACACCAAGTCCGATagtaaataataattctagagACTGCAACCCAGTTTCAACTGGGGCCATTTTACTTGCAGATGTCCTACCAAGTCTAGCTATGAAGCTTACAATGCCTTTTCTCCTGACGCATGTCAGGTATGACAAATGCTCTATATAACATAGAGCAAAAGATAACAATACTGCTACTTTCAGGTTGAGGGTTCTAATTGTGATAGCATTGAGCAGTGCAAGTTTTCTGCTGGTTTCATTCAGCACTACTCAGTGGCAAGCGTTTTTGGGTGTTGTGTTTGCTGCAATTAGTGGTGGACTTGGGGAGGTTACCTTTCTCCAATATTCATCGAAATATGACAAGTAAAAGTTGAATGTTTATTACATTTGCCACTTGTTTTTACCACCCGAATTCTACAGGAATGTAGTCTCCACCTGGTCATCCGGTACAGGCGGATCAGGACTTTTCGGGGCATTATCATTTGCTGCTTTAACTACCGCCGGCCTTAGTGCACGAAAAACAGTTTTATTGATGCTAGTAGTACCTGCATTAATGGCGATCACTTTTTTCTTCGTACTTGACCATGCAAAACCGCGCATAAAAGCACGTGACAATAGGTTTCTGCTGGAGTGATCATGTAAAATATTCTGTTGTGAAAGTtagcaatttattttttatttttccctagTGATACTGAACCTTTGATGGAAGAGAGTCAATCCGGTGTCAAGGAGCATACTCCGGCGATCAGTATGCGATCCAAATGTCGAATGCTTCCGCGAATGGCTCGCTTTATTATTCCTTTGGGATTGGTTTATCTGTTTGAATATTTTATCAACCAAGGAGTGGTACCGGGAAATGCCcttatcttaaaaaaaaaaaaaatttacattatTATAataattattgtttttttttctatgtggATCCAGTTTGAGTTGATATATTTCAAAGACATATGGCTGGACCACCATAGCCAATATAGATGGCTACAAGTGGATTATCAGCTTGGAGTTTTTCTGTCTCGCTCGTCCGTCAATTTGTTTCGAATAAATGCCATATGGCTTTTAGCTTTGTTACAAGTAAAATATTAAGAATACTCCAGATATCTGCAACTAAATAGAAATTTGTAATCTTCAGTTTGTAAATGTGATCCTCCTGACCACGGAAGCAGTTTTCTTATACATTCCTTCCATATGGATTGTCTTTACAATAGTGTTTTGGTATGTCGCTATCATATCCcattccagaaaaaaaaaatttgttttaaagcaGTCATTATCGTTTTTACAGGGAAGGACTCTTGGCCGGCGCCGCCTATGTAAATACGTTTTATCGAGTTGCCCATGAGGTACGGTTTTGAGCAATATTGCacatctaattttttttttttattcttgggATATGTTATCACTCATTTAAACATATTTCAGACCATTCCTCAAGAAAAGGCATTTGCGATGGGAATCACCTCGCTCGCTGGCAGCGTTGGAGTCTCAACCGCCGGAGCCTTGGCTGTTCCCTTCCATCAATATCTGTGCTCGCTGCCGCTAATCAATCGCATTAGTAAATGGTGAACAAAGATTTGATTTTTATAATGTATTGTTCAGCTCTTTTGATGCACGCGGTAAAAGACGAGttaatttgaatttcatttattttcaaaatgcaGAGCTTTAATCGTACCGCAATAAAGTCTTTCACCCAGTAATCAAAATGCGTGGCAAAAATATACCAGTTCAACGAGAGCTACTGAAGACTAGTTATTTGGGCGAAGCAATTAAAACAACTTCTGCAGGTAAGACCGGAAATTGTATAGGGCAACGACACCCGTGGCAACGACGGCCGTTCCAGTACTCCAAAGGAGTTTCTTAACcacctacaaaaaaaaaaaagaagaacgaacAGGTGTTAGTTTTATACCTGGGCATATATTAATATCGATAATCTTACGCGATCctgccactttttgttttcgatacACAAGTGATAGCGCATCCTCGAAAAGGTCACCGAAGTGTACAGCGGGACCCACCAGTTAGGGAACAGCCAATGCATGACGGTGTCGAAGCGCTTCCTtgctaaaaatgaaaagcgaTTCACCAGATCTCGCATCTACTCATCGTCGCAAATGTAGAAAATCAGTTTCCTGTCGAATAGTGACCTAGATCAAGAATCAACGTTTCCAAACCTCAATGAAATTGTACAGAGCCAAGTCGCAGATTGCGTGTGCGTCTACGTGACGATATTCCGTGTACGCTGGTAAGACTTTTTCCAAATTATGGTCTCCATACTGATTGAGAAATTCGTTGAAAACTACGCAGTCCTCGAAACCCTGTATAAATTTTGCGACGATGATTTTCCTTATTCAGATATGCGTTACTAAACGAATAGCTTACAGCATTCATTCCTTGTCCATAGAAAGGCACCATGGCATGAGCTGAATCACCCATAAGTAAAGCTTTTCCGGCTTGATGGGGATAGCACTTAGACATGGATCAAATTGCGTTAGTTAAACTTCCAGttcgaaatgaaaataaaaaatcgacGTTAAAATGGCAACAAATTACTTTAACAGAGATGAGTCCCGATGGTTTGGTAGCGAAGTAATCTTTCACGAGCCGTTCCTTTCCGATTAAAGGTAACGAATCGGGATAATGAGTTTGAAAGAACGCGATCAATTTCTCAGGAGTTGTCAGTTGCTCAAACTTTTCATGTGGCATAAAAAGTGTCACAGTCCATGAAGCATCTTGGTTTGGTAGTGCAATCATCATGAAGGAACCCCGAGGCCAGATGTGTAAGCATTTCGGATTCATGGCAAACTATCGTTCAATATGTTTAGATTTTTCGAAATCTAGAAATTCCATTTCTACTGTAAAATCTCAAACTTACATTTCCAGAAGCCGTTGGAGGTATGCATAGTTCCAGATAATAACACGGTATGTACTCCTAAATTCAAATGCGATTTCAATTATAACTACAATCGTCTCAGGCACTTTAAACTTACTTGTGAGTAATTGAACCGTGCCCTTTTCATGAACTGTTTGCGTACGGCAGAGTAAGCGCCGTCAGTGCCGAGAATCAGATCCGCATCCGTTTCCACGATTTCTCCGCTCTTGAGACTAGGATTTGAAAATTAAGTGACATTATCTTACAATTGTATTACAAAGGATAATTGATTCTCACTTTTTAAAAGACATAGTGCCCTTGTCCAGATCAGAATTCACCAGCTTGTGGGCGAAATTGAAATGGACGTTCGGCAACTTTTCCGCGGCTGTAATTTAAATGAAATCGATAAGAAGAATAATTAATGCATCCATCTTCCGGCAACAGAATTACCATTTAGGAGGACCTCGTTGACGAAACGACGGCCAACGGAGTAAATGCACTAAAGGC
The DNA window shown above is from Daphnia magna isolate NIES linkage group LG9, ASM2063170v1.1, whole genome shotgun sequence and carries:
- the LOC116930635 gene encoding battenin isoform X2, which codes for MSDSHADEIDHIVPYEDETEIRGQKEKPRNLIAYWLLGLCNNYAYVIMLSAAHDILSEDFQGNSTKPTPSPIVNNNSRDCNPVSTGAILLADVLPSLAMKLTMPFLLTHVRLRVLIVIALSSASFLLVSFSTTQWQAFLGVVFAAISGGLGEVTFLQYSSKYDKNVVSTWSSGTGGSGLFGALSFAALTTAGLSARKTVLLMLVVPALMAITFFFVLDHAKPRIKARDNSDTEPLMEESQSGVKEHTPAISMRSKCRMLPRMARFIIPLGLVYLFEYFINQGVFELIYFKDIWLDHHSQYRWLQVDYQLGVFLSRSSVNLFRINAIWLLALLQFVNVILLTTEAVFLYIPSIWIVFTIVFWEGLLAGAAYVNTFYRVAHETIPQEKAFAMGITSLAGSVGVSTAGALAVPFHQYLCSLPLINRISK
- the LOC116930635 gene encoding battenin isoform X3, producing MSDSHADEIDHIVPYEDETEIRGQKEKPRNLIAYWLLGLCNNYAYVIMLSAAHDILSEDFQGNSTKPTPSPIVNNNSRDCNPVSTGAILLADVLPSLAMKLTMPFLLTHVRLRVLIVIALSSASFLLVSFSTTQWQAFLGVVFAAISGGLGEVTFLQYSSKYDKNVVSTWSSGTGGSGLFGALSFAALTTAGLSARKTVLLMLVVPALMAITFFFVLDHAKPRIKARDNSDTEPLMEESQSGVKEHTPAISMRSKCRMLPRMARFIIPLGLVYLFEYFINQGFELIYFKDIWLDHHSQYRWLQVDYQLGVFLSRSSVNLFRINAIWLLALLQFVNVILLTTEAVFLYIPSIWIVFTIVFWEGLLAGAAYVNTFYRVAHETIPQEKAFAMGITSLAGSVGVSTAGALAVPFHQYLCSLPLINRISKW
- the LOC116930635 gene encoding battenin isoform X1; amino-acid sequence: MSDSHADEIDHIVPYEDETEIRGQKEKPRNLIAYWLLGLCNNYAYVIMLSAAHDILSEDFQGNSTKPTPSPIVNNNSRDCNPVSTGAILLADVLPSLAMKLTMPFLLTHVRLRVLIVIALSSASFLLVSFSTTQWQAFLGVVFAAISGGLGEVTFLQYSSKYDKNVVSTWSSGTGGSGLFGALSFAALTTAGLSARKTVLLMLVVPALMAITFFFVLDHAKPRIKARDNSDTEPLMEESQSGVKEHTPAISMRSKCRMLPRMARFIIPLGLVYLFEYFINQGVFELIYFKDIWLDHHSQYRWLQVDYQLGVFLSRSSVNLFRINAIWLLALLQFVNVILLTTEAVFLYIPSIWIVFTIVFWEGLLAGAAYVNTFYRVAHETIPQEKAFAMGITSLAGSVGVSTAGALAVPFHQYLCSLPLINRISKW
- the LOC116930631 gene encoding kynurenine 3-monooxygenase, yielding MTSQDPQKKLKIAVVGGGLVGSLQACYMAKRGHHVELYELRDDIRLMEHVPGRSINLAMSIRGRSGLREVGLEDEIIKNHGLPMEARMIHRLDGSTYQIPYGKKGQCIYSVGRRFVNEVLLNAAEKLPNVHFNFAHKLVNSDLDKGTMSFKNLKSGEIVETDADLILGTDGAYSAVRKQFMKRARFNYSQEYIPCYYLELCIPPTASGNFAMNPKCLHIWPRGSFMMIALPNQDASWTVTLFMPHEKFEQLTTPEKLIAFFQTHYPDSLPLIGKERLVKDYFATKPSGLISVKCYPHQAGKALLMGDSAHAMVPFYGQGMNAGFEDCVVFNEFLNQYGDHNLEKVLPAYTEYRHVDAHAICDLALYNFIEMRDLVNRFSFLARKRFDTVMHWLFPNWWVPLYTSVTFSRMRYHLCIENKKWQDRVVKKLLWSTGTAVVATGVVALYNFRSYLQKLF